From Sporolactobacillus pectinivorans:
TATGCTCTCCTCATAACCCCGGTGGAAGAGTATGGTCGGAAGGCGAGCTCAAGAAAGTACTCGACCTGAGCAGACGCTATCACTGTGCCATCATTTCGGATGAAATTCATTCGGATATCATCTTATCAGGTCAGAAGCATACGCCCATTGCAAAGCTTGCCGGTGACGAAGGCGAAAATATTGTTACTTTGATGGCACCGACGAAAACGTTCAACATTGCCGGCATCGGACCTTCCTTTATCCTTTCTTTTAATGAGAAAATCATCGAAGCAATAAAAGAGTTCCAGAAAGAAATGGTCTAGCCAGAAATTACGCCATTTCAGATTGCTGCATTGACAGCAGCCTATGAAAACGGAGAAACATGGTTGAACAAGCTGGTTCCTTATATTGAGGAAAATATGAATCAAGTCAGAATCAAACTCTCTGAAGTCCCCAATATCCGATGTATGAAAAATGAGGGTACCTACCTGATGTGGATTGACTGCCGGGAACTTGGCTCTAATGAAGATAAAATCAATCAGTCACTGATCGAGTCAGGTGTCGCTCTTCAGATGGGGAGTACTTACGGTCCGGCTGGTCGCGGATTCGTCAGAATGAACGTTGCTGCTCCCCGATCGGTTGTTGCTGAAGGGGCTGATCGGGTTTCTCGTGGTTTCCGTAATCTACTGAGCACGATGAGCACTAGCAGATAATGGTTTTCAGATTCTCAAATAAAAAGCCCGAAAATCAGTTCATTGATTTCGGGCTTTTTATTTCTTTCATGTGTTCTGGTTTGATCAACGTTTGTTTTTTTACAAGTCGCCAGCTGAGAAAATCCGGCTATTTATTGCTGAGATGAATCAGCGTCTCAGGCAACCGCTCCTGACGCTTCGACTCACCTGTTAATAACCGAACATATGCGCCGCATAAATAGCGTCCAAAGGTCTTGAAAATGGCAACAGAACTTTAAAAAGCACAAACATGAAACAAACTCGAAGAAGTGATCTTCTGCGCTTCGGGCTTGTCCGCGTGCCTGCACTTGAAAATCATTCATTCTTCATTTTTTTCAGCATATCAACTGCCAGATTGGAGAAAAATTTGGCACTGGGAAGAATCGCTTTTTCGTCAATAATCAAATCCGGGTGATGTAATCCTGATGTCCCCGAGACACCCATAAAGAAGAATGCACCCGGAATTTTTTTTAGATATTCAGCAAAATCTTCGCCAGCCGAGGACGGGATTGGAGAAATCACATTTAAGCCGGATTTCTTGGCAGTTTCGACGGCCCAGTCTGCATATTTTTTGTTGTTAATCAATGCGGGTCCCAGTTTTGTGAAATGGAGAGTCCCTTTTGCGCCGAGTGCCTGTGCAACCCCTTCAACAACTCGCTTCATTTTTGCAGGGATACCGTCCCGGACGTGTTCCTGAAATGTACGGACAGTCCCTTCCATTTGCGCTGTCTGGGGAAGCACATTCCATGTATTACCTGCTTCTAGCCGTGTAACACTAATGACAGCATTATTTAAAGGAGAAATATTCCTACTGACGATGGTCTGCAGAGCGGTGATGATGTGAGAAGCGACAACGATTGAGTCGATGCCTTTTTCTGGTGCAGCAGCGTGTGTTCCTGTCCCCTCGACATCAATCACAAATTGATCGACCCCGGCCATTAAAGCGCCGGGCTTGATTCCGATCGTTCCCGTTGGAATATGCGGCATATCGTGCATACCGAATATCGCATTTACATCATCAAGAACACCGGTCTCCATGACTTTCAGTGCACCCCCGCCATTTTCTTCGGCCGGCTGGAAAATAATTTTGACCGTGCCTTCAATTTCATCTTCTCTTTGTTTAAGAAGAAGAGCAGCCCCAAGTATCGATGTTGTGTGAAAGTCATGGCCGCATGCATGCATTTTCCCGGGGACTTTGGAGGCAAAAGGCAGACCGGTTCTTTCCTGAATTGGAAGTGCATCAATATCTGTCCTAAGAGCAATCGTCGGTCCAGGTTTCCTGCCTCTGATAACAGCCAGAACACCGGTTTTCATCGGAAGGTCAAGCATTTCAATGTCTGCTTCGGCAAGCCAACCCTTAAGGGTTTTCGTTGTTTCGTATTCTTCAAACGACAGTTCCGGATATTCATGCAGCTGATGGCGGTAAGTGATCAGCTGCTGTTCCAATCTCGTTTCTTCTGCTGTTTTGACCATATTTGAGGATCTCCCTTGTCAGATTTGTATCGATCGGGCCTAAAGCGGAGTTTGCTATCAATCTTGTTTTGTCACAACAATTGCGCGTACGTTGTTCGACTGAATTCAGTCATTAAAGGATCAATGAATCCGTACTTCCTGATCCAGTCAAAGCCAGCAATGTAATCAAAACAGCCTGTGCACCGAGAAATCCTTTCTCAGGGTTGAAAAATTCGCCAAGTGTGTGCTCCTTGCCGCTGATTCCACCGCCGCTCATTGTAACTGCGGGGATACCTAAGCTGATCGGAACGTTAGCATCTGTGCTCGAAGCTTGCAATCTTGGTGAATAACCGAGAAAATTGACAGCTGCCGCCGCCGCTTGCACGATGGGCTGATTCGGTGCCTGAGTGCCAGCCGGACGCTCTCCGACTTTTTCAAATGAGACTTCAATGGCACTTTCCTTGTGCCAGCGCTTGTTTTCTTCATCAGCAGCTTTTCGGATCAAGCTTAATGCCTGCTTCTCCAGAGCAAGCAGAGAGTCCATGGACACAGACCGCATATCCAGAGACATGACCGCATCTTCAGCGATCGTATTGATTGACGTTCCACCTTTAACCGTCCCAACAGTGAAAGTGGTCACTGGGTTTTCCGGTACGTTCATGTCACTGATGTAAGATATAGCGCGACCAAGTGCGTGAACGGCGCTCGGCGTGCCGAAAGCTGCAAAACTATGCCCCCCGGGGCCTCTGAATCGGACGTGATAACGATGGCTGCCGACAGCTGTACAGGTTAGCGCGGCGGGATTCCCTGGTTCGATTGAGATGAAGCCGCCGATATCATTGTGTGTTCTGAAAAGAGCTTTAACTCCGCGCAGATCGCCAAGACCTTCCTCGCCCACATCCGCTACAAAGAGGATGCTGTGCTGCGGTTTTATCCCGGAACTTCGAATGGCCCGAATAATCGAGAGAAGAACGCCAAGGCCTCGACCATCGTCGGATATTCCTGGAGCGTAGATTGTGCCGCTTTTGATTGTAGCCTTGGTGTCTGTTCCTTCGGGGAAGACCGTATCCAAATGGGCGGCAATAACTATTTTTGGACCCGGCAGCTTTCCATCGTACAGGCCGGTAACATTTCCCTCCTCGTCAATAACGATATCCTTAAGGCCAAGCGCCCGGAAACGTTCAGCAATCCAAGAAGCACGTTTATCCTCCTTGAAAGATGGTGCCGGAATTTCGGTCAGCTGAATCTGTTCGGCTGCAGTATTTTCATTATCCGTTTCAAGAAAGGACATTGCATTTTTTACTTCCGCAAGTTCAGTCAATTTAGTAATCAATTGACTTATTTCGTCTGAAATAATGATTTTATTAGGCATACTATCAACTCCCAAATTTAATCAGGTAACGTGATAAAGTGTGGAGACAAAAACACCATCGGCAGATCCGCTTTTTTATCTCGACCGCCAAGCCGCTATGTACAGGCAATCCCTTCAATATCGGATAATAGTCTAAGAATACACTAGACCGTTTTCTTGAACAATGCTGAAAAGGCAAAAAATGATCAAAATAAAAAAAACTATTGCTAAATTCTAAAAAATTATTATTATAATAATATATTATAAACGAAAATTGAAAATTATTGCTAATAATTTTGAAGAAGAAGGGATTGTGTAAAATCAAGTATTATACGACAAAAATGTGCTATTTATTTTTGGCAGATGCTATTCTATAATAATTTTATAGTTTTTATGAATTCTGAAAATATTGTATTGTTTAATGACTTATAATAATCGGTCAAATAGGGGCTCGATACTTCTTTGAAAATTGTTTCTGGGGGGATCAAGGGTGAGTGAATCATGGAAGGAAGATTTAGAAAACTTATACGATACCATGGTGGAATGGCGGAGATTTCTGCATCAGCACCCCGAGCTGTCCTATCAGGAAAAAGAAACTTCGACGTTTATTTATGAGAAACTCAAAGAATTCGGCATTGATGATATCAAAACACATGTTGGAGGTTTTGGGATCGTTGCAAAGATTCATGGGGCAAAACCAGGAATCACGTTGGCACTTAGAGCGGATTTTGATGCATTGCCGATACAGGAGGAAACGGAAGTGCCTTACAAGTCCAAAGTGCCGGGTGTCATGCATGCCTGTGGACATGACGGACACACAGCAACACTTCTTGGTGTTGCCAGAGTGCTTCAGTCCCATCGCGCAGAATTGTCAGGAGATGTTGTTCTGATTCACCAACCTGCTGAGGAATTTCCCCCGGGAGGCGCGCGTGCCATGATTAAAGACGGTTGTCTCGAGGGAGTCGATGTTATATTCGGAACCCACTTATGGAGCACTGTCCCGTATGGGACGATCGGTTATCGAAAGGGCTATTTTATGGCAGCGGCTGATTATTTCAAAATAAAAATACAGGGCAGAGGCGGCCACGGATCCGCACCGCAACTGTGCGTCGATTCTGTCGTTGTCGCTTCACAAGTAGTCAATCAACTGCAGCTGGTCGTCAGCCGGGAGGTTGACCCGACAAAATCGGCAGTTTTGACCATCGGGAAATTCAATTCAGGTGTCGCACCCAATGTCATTGCGGATACAGCAGTTCTTGAAGGAACAGTCAGAACGTTCAATGAGGATGTACGGAGCAAGATCAAAAGCGAAATGGCCAGCATTATTGAAAATGTCTGCGATGCATTCCATGCGGAGGGCGCACTTGATTACAGAGACGGATATCCTGCGGTCTATAATCACGAAAAAGAATCCGATGTTTTTCAAAAAGTCATGGACGAAGCTTTTGGAAAAAATGTAGCAGTTGAAATCGCACCACAGATGGGCGGAGAAGATTTTTCCAGCTATCTGATAGAGAAACCCGGCATGTTCTGGTTCTCAGGAGCGGGGAATCCCGAGGTTGGTGCCAGTTATCCTCATCACCACCCAAAATTCAATTTTGATGAGCGCGTCATGCTGGTTGCTGGAAAAGCTTTTCTTTCACTGGTTCATGAATACCTTGCTTTGCAGGATTCTCCTGTTCTGAGTGAGAACCTAAAAGAAAGCTGATTAACTAATGCCTGAGGAGGTTAAATGATTTGGCTGGACTGTTAAAGGTGGACAAGATAAAGACCGAGTTCAAAACCGAAAAGGGCACTGTTACTTCTGTTGATGAGGTTAGTTTTGATTTGAAGGAAGGGGAAACGATTTGTCTTGTCGGAGAATCAGGCTGCGGAAAATCTGTTACTTCACTGTCGATCATGCACCTTCTGGATAAAAACGGATCGGTTACACAAGGTTCGATTGTATTCAATGGCAAGGATCTGGTGAACTTGTCGGAGACAGAGATGCGCAAGATCCGCGGGAATGAAATTTCGATGATTTTTCAGGAACCGATGACTTCTTTAAATCCTGTTCTGACGATTGGCGATCAGTTGTCAGAAGGCATTAGGCTCCATATGCGTTACTCCAGGAAAAAGGCCAGAGATTATTCGATTGAAATGCTGAAGAGCGTTGGCATTCCAAGAGCTGAGGCCATCATCGATGAATATCCTCACAAGCTTTCAGGGGGAATGAGACAGCGTGTCATGATTGCGATGGCACTAAGCTGTAAACCAAAACTTCTGATTGCGGATGAACCGACAACGGCGCTTGACGTGACAATACAGGCCCAAATTCTGAAATTAATGAAGGAACTTCGCAAGAATTTTAAAACGTCAATCGTCCTGATTACTCACGATCTCGGCGTAGTCGCGGAAATGGCTGATAAAGTCGCTGTCATGTACGCCGGACAGGTTGTCGAAGAGACAGACGTGTTCACACTGTTTGATAATCCCAAACATCCATATACGCTGGGTCTCATGAAATCAATTCCTCATATTACGAATCCGGATGATATGCGTCTTGAATCCATTCCAGGATCGGTGCCAAGCGCTCACAATATGCCGGAAGGCTGCCGCTTTTATGCGCGTTGTCCCTTTGCAATGGATAAGTGTCTAGGAGAAAAACCGGAATTAAGATCAATTAAAGATAAAAAACTTCATAGTATCAGATGCTTCCTTTACGAGAAAGAAGAAGAAGAATTTGAAAATAAAGAAAAAACCGGAAAGGAAGTGAGCATTTGACGACGCCGGAAACCGGGCTGGAGCAACCATTGTTGCAGGTCAGTCATCTAAAAAAATATTATCCTATTAAGAAAGGGGTCATCTCGCGAACCGTCGGCTACGTTAAGGCTGTGGATGATGTCAGCTTCGACATCTATCCCGGTGAAACGCTTGGACTGGTTGGTGAATCGGGCTGCGGCAAATCAACTACCGGAAGATCACTTGTAAGGCTTGAAAACCCGACAGCCGGGACGGTCTTTTTTCAAGGAAAAGATCTTGCCAACATCTCGAACAAAGAGATGCGAAAGATGCGTACAGATCTGCAGATTATCTTTCAGGACCCTTATTCTTCACTGAACCCGAGAAAACGGATTGGTGATCTGCTGGCGGAGCCCCTGGTTGCACACAAACTGGCGACAAGGGGGGAAGCCGACAAAAAGGTTAACGATATTCTCGAAATTGTAGGCCTGTCAAAACATTATAAGAACCGTTATCCTCATGAGTTTTCAGGCGGGCAGCGACAGAGAATTGGTATTGCACGCGCGCTGATGCTGCATCCTAAGCTGATTATCTGCGACGAACCGGTTTCTGCTCTCGATGTGTCGATACAGGCTCAAGTTCTTAATTTGCTGAAGGATCTGCAAAAAGAATTAAATCTGACTTATGTGTTTATTGCCCATGGTCTTGGTGCGGTGAAATATATCAGTGATCGGATTACAGTGATGTACTTGGGTAAAATCATGGAAATGGCAACCACTAGGGAAATTTTTGAACGTCCACTGCATCCATATACTGAGATTCTGCTCAGTGCGTATCCAGTGCCAAATCCACATATGCGTGATCGCGAACAAATAGTTGTGGAAGGCGATGTTCCCAGCCCAGCTAATCCGCCAAAGGGCTGCGTTTTTCATACACGGTGTCCGTTTGCCAAGGACATTTGCCGGGAAAAGATACCAAAATTGAATGGAAAAGGTCATTTAGTCGCCTGTCATTTTCCACTAGCTTGAATCTCAGAATGGAAGGGAGCGATATCAAGTGTTTCAATACATCGTCCGGAGAATTTTGATCGCCATTCCGGTATTGTTTGGCGTCACCGTTCTTAATTTTTTTATCATCAACATTGCTCCAGGCAACCCTGTTGATATGCTGGTTAACCCTTCAGCGACGCCGGCACAGATTGCAATGGAAAAGCAGTCTCTCGGTCTGGATCAACCCGTTTGGGTGCAGTACATACATTGGCTGGGCGAGCTTCTTCACGGAAATCTGGGCTATTCATACGCAACGCGGGAACCAGTCACTCAGATTCTGGCCGCGCATATTGGGCCGACGGTTCTGTTGATGGGAACTGCGCTGATTATCGGTTATCTGATCGCTATTCCCCTAGGAATCCTTTGTGCGCGAAAGCAGAATTCCTGGGTTGACTATCTAGTTACTGGCTTCTCTTTTTTCGGAATTTCTGTGCCGCACTTTTTCCTGGGTCTTGGTGTGATCTATGTTTTTGCCAGCAAATTTAATATTCTTCCCACCGGAAGTATGAATACGCTTGGCGGGAACGGAGGCATTATTGATACGGTCAGTCACTTGATTCTTCCTGCGTCGGTGCTCGCGATAGGAATCGCCGGCAATATGGTTCGTTATGTCCGCTCGAGCATGCTGGATGTGCTGGGCAAGGATTATCTCAGAACTGCTAAAGCAAAGGGTCTGCGCCAATTCATGATTACAAATAAACACGCCTTAAGGAACGCTTTGATTCCGATCATTACGGTCATTGGTATCGACATCCCGATGCTTATTGGCGGCGCTATCGTTACGGAGCAGGTTTTTCAATGGCCGGGACTTGGGCTGCTGACCATTAACTCGATTACATCGAGGGATTACTCAACTCTAATGGCTATCAATTTGCTGGCGGCGATCGCGGTGCTCCTCTCAAACTTATTGACGGATATTCTATATGCCGTAGCTGATCCTCGGATCAGGTATGAATAAGGAAAGGAGGGGAGAGAAGAATGGCAATGAATTTAAATCCCAATAAAAACATTCCGGAAATTGACCTGGAGAGAAACAGGGAAGCTGTACTTGAAGAACTGGGAAAAGAGGAAAGTTATCTTCATATGATCGCCAGACGTTTCTTCAAACACAAGCTTGCCGTGGCCGGATTGGTTATCTTTTCACTGATTATACTGATCGCATTACTGGCACCGGTCCTTTCTCCTTATGATCCGAATAAGATCTTCAGCGAATTTGAGGCTGCGCCTTCGAGTGCCCATTTGCTTGGAACGGATACAGTAGGGCGCGATGTGCTAAGCCGTATGATTTATGGTTCCCAGGTATCGATAATCGTGGGAATCGGTGCCGTCGCCATTTATGTGGTAATCGGCATTGTGCTCGGTCTGGTTGCTGGTTATTTAGGTGGCTGGGTTGACATGCTGATCATGAGAATAACTGATGTTTTCATGTCATTTCCTTATTTTATGGTCATTTTGGTGCTGGTCAGCATTGTTGGTCCAAGTTTGCTAAATATAACAGCCGTAATCGGTTTTCTCGGATGGCCGGCCATTGCCCGCTTGGTCAGGGGCAGTGTGCTTTCAATAAAAGAAATGGACTACGTAAAGGCAGGTGTTGCGCTCGGCTACTCCACGCCGAAAATATTGTTTCAGCATATTCTTCCGAATGCACTTGCACCTATAGTGGTCAATGCGACGTTTGGCGTTGCATCGGCAATTATCATGGAGGCTTCATTAAGCTTCCTGGGCATGGGGGTTAGGCCCCCCGCAGCCAGTTGGGGAAATATGCTCACCCAGGCCGAATCCATTACAGTGCTTTCATCGCAGCCTTGGCTGTGGATTCCACCAGGCTTGATGATTTTCTTGGCAGTGCTGTCGGCGAATTTTATTGGCGATGGTCTTCGCGATGCTGTGGAATCACAAAATGCAAAATAACAACAAACAGGGATGTGAATTTAACATGAATGTGTCCAAGAGTTCAGCAACAAAACACATTTTGAAGTATTTGCTTTCATCCTTTATGGCTCTGACGCTTGTATTGCTAACGGCATGCGGCAGCG
This genomic window contains:
- a CDS encoding amidohydrolase, whose amino-acid sequence is MVKTAEETRLEQQLITYRHQLHEYPELSFEEYETTKTLKGWLAEADIEMLDLPMKTGVLAVIRGRKPGPTIALRTDIDALPIQERTGLPFASKVPGKMHACGHDFHTTSILGAALLLKQREDEIEGTVKIIFQPAEENGGGALKVMETGVLDDVNAIFGMHDMPHIPTGTIGIKPGALMAGVDQFVIDVEGTGTHAAAPEKGIDSIVVASHIITALQTIVSRNISPLNNAVISVTRLEAGNTWNVLPQTAQMEGTVRTFQEHVRDGIPAKMKRVVEGVAQALGAKGTLHFTKLGPALINNKKYADWAVETAKKSGLNVISPIPSSAGEDFAEYLKKIPGAFFFMGVSGTSGLHHPDLIIDEKAILPSAKFFSNLAVDMLKKMKNE
- a CDS encoding M20/M25/M40 family metallo-hydrolase, whose translation is MPNKIIISDEISQLITKLTELAEVKNAMSFLETDNENTAAEQIQLTEIPAPSFKEDKRASWIAERFRALGLKDIVIDEEGNVTGLYDGKLPGPKIVIAAHLDTVFPEGTDTKATIKSGTIYAPGISDDGRGLGVLLSIIRAIRSSGIKPQHSILFVADVGEEGLGDLRGVKALFRTHNDIGGFISIEPGNPAALTCTAVGSHRYHVRFRGPGGHSFAAFGTPSAVHALGRAISYISDMNVPENPVTTFTVGTVKGGTSINTIAEDAVMSLDMRSVSMDSLLALEKQALSLIRKAADEENKRWHKESAIEVSFEKVGERPAGTQAPNQPIVQAAAAAVNFLGYSPRLQASSTDANVPISLGIPAVTMSGGGISGKEHTLGEFFNPEKGFLGAQAVLITLLALTGSGSTDSLIL
- a CDS encoding M20 family metallopeptidase — encoded protein: MSESWKEDLENLYDTMVEWRRFLHQHPELSYQEKETSTFIYEKLKEFGIDDIKTHVGGFGIVAKIHGAKPGITLALRADFDALPIQEETEVPYKSKVPGVMHACGHDGHTATLLGVARVLQSHRAELSGDVVLIHQPAEEFPPGGARAMIKDGCLEGVDVIFGTHLWSTVPYGTIGYRKGYFMAAADYFKIKIQGRGGHGSAPQLCVDSVVVASQVVNQLQLVVSREVDPTKSAVLTIGKFNSGVAPNVIADTAVLEGTVRTFNEDVRSKIKSEMASIIENVCDAFHAEGALDYRDGYPAVYNHEKESDVFQKVMDEAFGKNVAVEIAPQMGGEDFSSYLIEKPGMFWFSGAGNPEVGASYPHHHPKFNFDERVMLVAGKAFLSLVHEYLALQDSPVLSENLKES
- a CDS encoding ABC transporter ATP-binding protein; its protein translation is MAGLLKVDKIKTEFKTEKGTVTSVDEVSFDLKEGETICLVGESGCGKSVTSLSIMHLLDKNGSVTQGSIVFNGKDLVNLSETEMRKIRGNEISMIFQEPMTSLNPVLTIGDQLSEGIRLHMRYSRKKARDYSIEMLKSVGIPRAEAIIDEYPHKLSGGMRQRVMIAMALSCKPKLLIADEPTTALDVTIQAQILKLMKELRKNFKTSIVLITHDLGVVAEMADKVAVMYAGQVVEETDVFTLFDNPKHPYTLGLMKSIPHITNPDDMRLESIPGSVPSAHNMPEGCRFYARCPFAMDKCLGEKPELRSIKDKKLHSIRCFLYEKEEEEFENKEKTGKEVSI
- a CDS encoding ABC transporter ATP-binding protein codes for the protein MTTPETGLEQPLLQVSHLKKYYPIKKGVISRTVGYVKAVDDVSFDIYPGETLGLVGESGCGKSTTGRSLVRLENPTAGTVFFQGKDLANISNKEMRKMRTDLQIIFQDPYSSLNPRKRIGDLLAEPLVAHKLATRGEADKKVNDILEIVGLSKHYKNRYPHEFSGGQRQRIGIARALMLHPKLIICDEPVSALDVSIQAQVLNLLKDLQKELNLTYVFIAHGLGAVKYISDRITVMYLGKIMEMATTREIFERPLHPYTEILLSAYPVPNPHMRDREQIVVEGDVPSPANPPKGCVFHTRCPFAKDICREKIPKLNGKGHLVACHFPLA
- a CDS encoding ABC transporter permease, whose amino-acid sequence is MFQYIVRRILIAIPVLFGVTVLNFFIINIAPGNPVDMLVNPSATPAQIAMEKQSLGLDQPVWVQYIHWLGELLHGNLGYSYATREPVTQILAAHIGPTVLLMGTALIIGYLIAIPLGILCARKQNSWVDYLVTGFSFFGISVPHFFLGLGVIYVFASKFNILPTGSMNTLGGNGGIIDTVSHLILPASVLAIGIAGNMVRYVRSSMLDVLGKDYLRTAKAKGLRQFMITNKHALRNALIPIITVIGIDIPMLIGGAIVTEQVFQWPGLGLLTINSITSRDYSTLMAINLLAAIAVLLSNLLTDILYAVADPRIRYE
- the opp4C gene encoding oligopeptide ABC transporter permease, giving the protein MAMNLNPNKNIPEIDLERNREAVLEELGKEESYLHMIARRFFKHKLAVAGLVIFSLIILIALLAPVLSPYDPNKIFSEFEAAPSSAHLLGTDTVGRDVLSRMIYGSQVSIIVGIGAVAIYVVIGIVLGLVAGYLGGWVDMLIMRITDVFMSFPYFMVILVLVSIVGPSLLNITAVIGFLGWPAIARLVRGSVLSIKEMDYVKAGVALGYSTPKILFQHILPNALAPIVVNATFGVASAIIMEASLSFLGMGVRPPAASWGNMLTQAESITVLSSQPWLWIPPGLMIFLAVLSANFIGDGLRDAVESQNAK